A single window of Lonchura striata isolate bLonStr1 chromosome 20, bLonStr1.mat, whole genome shotgun sequence DNA harbors:
- the LOC110467673 gene encoding aldehyde dehydrogenase family 3 member A2-like isoform X2: MSAERGNGGGPAMEKMQQIVGRARAAFRSGRSRPLEFRIQQLKALERMVQEKEKEILAALKADLNKCGHNAYSHEILGVLGELALTMEKLPSWAAPQPVKKNLLTMRDEAYIGYEPLGVVLVIGAWNYPFVLVMQPLIGAIAAGNAVVVKPSEVSENTARLVAELLPQYLDKDLYAVVTGGVPETTELLTQRFDHILYTGNTAVGKIVMAAAAKHLTPVTLELGGKSPCYIDKDCDLAVACRRITWGKYMNCGQTCIAPDYILCDPSIQGKVVENIKATLKEFYGEDVKSSPDYERIINQRHFRRVKSLLDGQKIAHGGETDEASCFIAPTILTDVSPESKVMEEEIFGPVLPIVPVRSVEEAIEFINLREKPLALYVFSNNKQLIKRVISETSSGGVTGNDVIMHFFLSTLPFGGVGHSGMGAYHGRHSFETFSHRRACLIKDLKMESANKMRYPPGSQKKVDWAKFFLLKRFNKARIGLFVLALLGLVAAVMIKSHQSVLKRKALLVVLAVQRLGWPSGW; this comes from the exons ATGTCAGCGGAAAGAGGAAACGGCGGCGGCCCCG CCATGGAGAAGATGCAGCAGATCGTGGGGCGAGCCAGGGCCGCCTTCAGATCGGGCCGGAGCCGCCCGCTGGAGTTCAGGATTCAGCAGCTGAAGGCGCTGGAGAGGAtggtgcaggagaaggagaaggagatcCTGGCAGCCCTCAAGGCGGACCTGAACAAG TGTGGGCACAACGCCTACAGCCATGAAATTCTGGGCGTGCTGGGGGAGCTGGCCCTCACCATGGAGAAGCTGCCGTCCtgggcagcccctcagcccgTGAAGAAGAACCTGCTGACCATGAGGGACGAGGCGTACATCGGCTACGAGCCCCTGGGCGTGGTGCTGGTCATCGGGGCCTGGAACTACCCCTTTGTGCTGGTGATGCAGCCCCTGATCGGGGCCATCGCAGCAG GCAATGCTGTGGTGGTGAAGCCATCAGAGGTCAGCGAGAACACGGCTCGGCTGGTGGCTGAGCTCCTCCCACAGTACCTGGACAAG GATCTGTATGCTGTGGTCACTGGAGGAGTTCCTGAGACAACCGAGCTGCTGACCCAGAGATTTGACCACATCCTCTACACTGGCAACACTGCAGTGGGCAAAATTgtgatggcagcagctgccaagcACCTGACCCCtgtcaccctggagctgggggggaAGAGCCCCTGCTACATCGACAAGGACTGTGACCTGGCTGTCGCCTGCAG GCGGATAACGTGGGGCAAGTACATGAACTGTGGGCAAACCTGCATCGCCCCAGACTACATCCTGTGCGACCCATCCATCCAGGGCAAGGTGGTGGAGAACATCAAGGCGACTCTGAAG GAATTCTATGGGGAGGATGTGAAGTCATCTCCGGATTATGAAAGGATCATCAACCAGCGTCACTTCAGGAGGGTCAAGAGCCTGCTGGATGGGCAGAAGATTGCTCATGGGGGAGAGACAGATGAGGCCTCCTGCTTCATAG CACCAACCATCCTCACGGATGTTTCTCCGGAGTCCAAGGTGATGGAGGAGGAGATCTTTGGACCAGTGCTGCCCATTGTGCCTGTGAGGAGTGTGGAGGAAGCCATTGAGTTCATCAACCTTCGGGAGAAGCCCCTAGCCCTGTATGTCTTCTCCAACAACAAGCAG ttaATCAAGAGAGTCATCTCAGAAACCTCCAGTGGTGGTGTGACTGGAAATGATGTCATTATGCATTTCTTCCTCTCAACTTTGCCTTTTGGTGGTGTTG GTCACAGCGGGATGGGCGCCTACCACGGCAGGCACAGCTTCGAGACCTTCTCCCACCGCCGCGCCTGCCTGATCAAGGACCTGAAGATGGAGAGCGCCAACAAAATGCGGTACCCACCGGGCAGCCAGAAGAAGGTGGACTGGGCCAAGTTCTTCCTCCTGAAGCGGTTTAACAAGGCCCGAATTGGGCTCTTtgtcctggccctgctggggctTGTGGCAGCGGTGATGATTAAG AGCCACCAGTCTGTGCTGAAGAGAAAAGCCCTCTTGGTTGTGCTGGCTGTGcagaggctgggctggcccAGTGGGTGGTAA
- the LOC110467673 gene encoding aldehyde dehydrogenase family 3 member A2-like isoform X5 yields the protein MSAERGNGGGPAAMEKMQQIVGRARAAFRSGRSRPLEFRIQQLKALERMVQEKEKEILAALKADLNKCGHNAYSHEILGVLGELALTMEKLPSWAAPQPVKKNLLTMRDEAYIGYEPLGVVLVIGAWNYPFVLVMQPLIGAIAAGNAVVVKPSEVSENTARLVAELLPQYLDKDLYAVVTGGVPETTELLTQRFDHILYTGNTAVGKIVMAAAAKHLTPVTLELGGKSPCYIDKDCDLAVACRRITWGKYMNCGQTCIAPDYILCDPSIQGKVVENIKATLKEFYGEDVKSSPDYERIINQRHFRRVKSLLDGQKIAHGGETDEASCFIAPTILTDVSPESKVMEEEIFGPVLPIVPVRSVEEAIEFINLREKPLALYVFSNNKQLIKRVISETSSGGVTGNDVIMHFFLSTLPFGGVGHSGMGAYHGRHSFETFSHRRACLIKDLKMESANKMRYPPGSQKKVDWAKFFLLKRFNKARIGLFVLALLGLVAAVMIK from the exons ATGTCAGCGGAAAGAGGAAACGGCGGCGGCCCCG CAGCCATGGAGAAGATGCAGCAGATCGTGGGGCGAGCCAGGGCCGCCTTCAGATCGGGCCGGAGCCGCCCGCTGGAGTTCAGGATTCAGCAGCTGAAGGCGCTGGAGAGGAtggtgcaggagaaggagaaggagatcCTGGCAGCCCTCAAGGCGGACCTGAACAAG TGTGGGCACAACGCCTACAGCCATGAAATTCTGGGCGTGCTGGGGGAGCTGGCCCTCACCATGGAGAAGCTGCCGTCCtgggcagcccctcagcccgTGAAGAAGAACCTGCTGACCATGAGGGACGAGGCGTACATCGGCTACGAGCCCCTGGGCGTGGTGCTGGTCATCGGGGCCTGGAACTACCCCTTTGTGCTGGTGATGCAGCCCCTGATCGGGGCCATCGCAGCAG GCAATGCTGTGGTGGTGAAGCCATCAGAGGTCAGCGAGAACACGGCTCGGCTGGTGGCTGAGCTCCTCCCACAGTACCTGGACAAG GATCTGTATGCTGTGGTCACTGGAGGAGTTCCTGAGACAACCGAGCTGCTGACCCAGAGATTTGACCACATCCTCTACACTGGCAACACTGCAGTGGGCAAAATTgtgatggcagcagctgccaagcACCTGACCCCtgtcaccctggagctgggggggaAGAGCCCCTGCTACATCGACAAGGACTGTGACCTGGCTGTCGCCTGCAG GCGGATAACGTGGGGCAAGTACATGAACTGTGGGCAAACCTGCATCGCCCCAGACTACATCCTGTGCGACCCATCCATCCAGGGCAAGGTGGTGGAGAACATCAAGGCGACTCTGAAG GAATTCTATGGGGAGGATGTGAAGTCATCTCCGGATTATGAAAGGATCATCAACCAGCGTCACTTCAGGAGGGTCAAGAGCCTGCTGGATGGGCAGAAGATTGCTCATGGGGGAGAGACAGATGAGGCCTCCTGCTTCATAG CACCAACCATCCTCACGGATGTTTCTCCGGAGTCCAAGGTGATGGAGGAGGAGATCTTTGGACCAGTGCTGCCCATTGTGCCTGTGAGGAGTGTGGAGGAAGCCATTGAGTTCATCAACCTTCGGGAGAAGCCCCTAGCCCTGTATGTCTTCTCCAACAACAAGCAG ttaATCAAGAGAGTCATCTCAGAAACCTCCAGTGGTGGTGTGACTGGAAATGATGTCATTATGCATTTCTTCCTCTCAACTTTGCCTTTTGGTGGTGTTG GTCACAGCGGGATGGGCGCCTACCACGGCAGGCACAGCTTCGAGACCTTCTCCCACCGCCGCGCCTGCCTGATCAAGGACCTGAAGATGGAGAGCGCCAACAAAATGCGGTACCCACCGGGCAGCCAGAAGAAGGTGGACTGGGCCAAGTTCTTCCTCCTGAAGCGGTTTAACAAGGCCCGAATTGGGCTCTTtgtcctggccctgctggggctTGTGGCAGCGGTGATGATTAAG TGA
- the LOC110467673 gene encoding aldehyde dehydrogenase family 3 member A2-like isoform X4, translating into MSAERGNGGGPAAMEKMQQIVGRARAAFRSGRSRPLEFRIQQLKALERMVQEKEKEILAALKADLNKCGHNAYSHEILGVLGELALTMEKLPSWAAPQPVKKNLLTMRDEAYIGYEPLGVVLVIGAWNYPFVLVMQPLIGAIAAGNAVVVKPSEVSENTARLVAELLPQYLDKDLYAVVTGGVPETTELLTQRFDHILYTGNTAVGKIVMAAAAKHLTPVTLELGGKSPCYIDKDCDLAVACRRITWGKYMNCGQTCIAPDYILCDPSIQGKVVENIKATLKEFYGEDVKSSPDYERIINQRHFRRVKSLLDGQKIAHGGETDEASCFIAPTILTDVSPESKVMEEEIFGPVLPIVPVRSVEEAIEFINLREKPLALYVFSNNKQLIKRVISETSSGGVTGNDVIMHFFLSTLPFGGVGHSGMGAYHGRHSFETFSHRRACLIKDLKMESANKMRYPPGSQKKVDWAKFFLLKRFNKARIGLFVLALLGLVAAVMIKVIN; encoded by the exons ATGTCAGCGGAAAGAGGAAACGGCGGCGGCCCCG CAGCCATGGAGAAGATGCAGCAGATCGTGGGGCGAGCCAGGGCCGCCTTCAGATCGGGCCGGAGCCGCCCGCTGGAGTTCAGGATTCAGCAGCTGAAGGCGCTGGAGAGGAtggtgcaggagaaggagaaggagatcCTGGCAGCCCTCAAGGCGGACCTGAACAAG TGTGGGCACAACGCCTACAGCCATGAAATTCTGGGCGTGCTGGGGGAGCTGGCCCTCACCATGGAGAAGCTGCCGTCCtgggcagcccctcagcccgTGAAGAAGAACCTGCTGACCATGAGGGACGAGGCGTACATCGGCTACGAGCCCCTGGGCGTGGTGCTGGTCATCGGGGCCTGGAACTACCCCTTTGTGCTGGTGATGCAGCCCCTGATCGGGGCCATCGCAGCAG GCAATGCTGTGGTGGTGAAGCCATCAGAGGTCAGCGAGAACACGGCTCGGCTGGTGGCTGAGCTCCTCCCACAGTACCTGGACAAG GATCTGTATGCTGTGGTCACTGGAGGAGTTCCTGAGACAACCGAGCTGCTGACCCAGAGATTTGACCACATCCTCTACACTGGCAACACTGCAGTGGGCAAAATTgtgatggcagcagctgccaagcACCTGACCCCtgtcaccctggagctgggggggaAGAGCCCCTGCTACATCGACAAGGACTGTGACCTGGCTGTCGCCTGCAG GCGGATAACGTGGGGCAAGTACATGAACTGTGGGCAAACCTGCATCGCCCCAGACTACATCCTGTGCGACCCATCCATCCAGGGCAAGGTGGTGGAGAACATCAAGGCGACTCTGAAG GAATTCTATGGGGAGGATGTGAAGTCATCTCCGGATTATGAAAGGATCATCAACCAGCGTCACTTCAGGAGGGTCAAGAGCCTGCTGGATGGGCAGAAGATTGCTCATGGGGGAGAGACAGATGAGGCCTCCTGCTTCATAG CACCAACCATCCTCACGGATGTTTCTCCGGAGTCCAAGGTGATGGAGGAGGAGATCTTTGGACCAGTGCTGCCCATTGTGCCTGTGAGGAGTGTGGAGGAAGCCATTGAGTTCATCAACCTTCGGGAGAAGCCCCTAGCCCTGTATGTCTTCTCCAACAACAAGCAG ttaATCAAGAGAGTCATCTCAGAAACCTCCAGTGGTGGTGTGACTGGAAATGATGTCATTATGCATTTCTTCCTCTCAACTTTGCCTTTTGGTGGTGTTG GTCACAGCGGGATGGGCGCCTACCACGGCAGGCACAGCTTCGAGACCTTCTCCCACCGCCGCGCCTGCCTGATCAAGGACCTGAAGATGGAGAGCGCCAACAAAATGCGGTACCCACCGGGCAGCCAGAAGAAGGTGGACTGGGCCAAGTTCTTCCTCCTGAAGCGGTTTAACAAGGCCCGAATTGGGCTCTTtgtcctggccctgctggggctTGTGGCAGCGGTGATGATTAAG GTGATTAACTGA
- the LOC110467673 gene encoding aldehyde dehydrogenase family 3 member A2-like isoform X3, which produces MEKMQQIVGRARAAFRSGRSRPLEFRIQQLKALERMVQEKEKEILAALKADLNKCGHNAYSHEILGVLGELALTMEKLPSWAAPQPVKKNLLTMRDEAYIGYEPLGVVLVIGAWNYPFVLVMQPLIGAIAAGNAVVVKPSEVSENTARLVAELLPQYLDKDLYAVVTGGVPETTELLTQRFDHILYTGNTAVGKIVMAAAAKHLTPVTLELGGKSPCYIDKDCDLAVACRRITWGKYMNCGQTCIAPDYILCDPSIQGKVVENIKATLKEFYGEDVKSSPDYERIINQRHFRRVKSLLDGQKIAHGGETDEASCFIAPTILTDVSPESKVMEEEIFGPVLPIVPVRSVEEAIEFINLREKPLALYVFSNNKQLIKRVISETSSGGVTGNDVIMHFFLSTLPFGGVGHSGMGAYHGRHSFETFSHRRACLIKDLKMESANKMRYPPGSQKKVDWAKFFLLKRFNKARIGLFVLALLGLVAAVMIKSHQSVLKRKALLVVLAVQRLGWPSGW; this is translated from the exons ATGGAGAAGATGCAGCAGATCGTGGGGCGAGCCAGGGCCGCCTTCAGATCGGGCCGGAGCCGCCCGCTGGAGTTCAGGATTCAGCAGCTGAAGGCGCTGGAGAGGAtggtgcaggagaaggagaaggagatcCTGGCAGCCCTCAAGGCGGACCTGAACAAG TGTGGGCACAACGCCTACAGCCATGAAATTCTGGGCGTGCTGGGGGAGCTGGCCCTCACCATGGAGAAGCTGCCGTCCtgggcagcccctcagcccgTGAAGAAGAACCTGCTGACCATGAGGGACGAGGCGTACATCGGCTACGAGCCCCTGGGCGTGGTGCTGGTCATCGGGGCCTGGAACTACCCCTTTGTGCTGGTGATGCAGCCCCTGATCGGGGCCATCGCAGCAG GCAATGCTGTGGTGGTGAAGCCATCAGAGGTCAGCGAGAACACGGCTCGGCTGGTGGCTGAGCTCCTCCCACAGTACCTGGACAAG GATCTGTATGCTGTGGTCACTGGAGGAGTTCCTGAGACAACCGAGCTGCTGACCCAGAGATTTGACCACATCCTCTACACTGGCAACACTGCAGTGGGCAAAATTgtgatggcagcagctgccaagcACCTGACCCCtgtcaccctggagctgggggggaAGAGCCCCTGCTACATCGACAAGGACTGTGACCTGGCTGTCGCCTGCAG GCGGATAACGTGGGGCAAGTACATGAACTGTGGGCAAACCTGCATCGCCCCAGACTACATCCTGTGCGACCCATCCATCCAGGGCAAGGTGGTGGAGAACATCAAGGCGACTCTGAAG GAATTCTATGGGGAGGATGTGAAGTCATCTCCGGATTATGAAAGGATCATCAACCAGCGTCACTTCAGGAGGGTCAAGAGCCTGCTGGATGGGCAGAAGATTGCTCATGGGGGAGAGACAGATGAGGCCTCCTGCTTCATAG CACCAACCATCCTCACGGATGTTTCTCCGGAGTCCAAGGTGATGGAGGAGGAGATCTTTGGACCAGTGCTGCCCATTGTGCCTGTGAGGAGTGTGGAGGAAGCCATTGAGTTCATCAACCTTCGGGAGAAGCCCCTAGCCCTGTATGTCTTCTCCAACAACAAGCAG ttaATCAAGAGAGTCATCTCAGAAACCTCCAGTGGTGGTGTGACTGGAAATGATGTCATTATGCATTTCTTCCTCTCAACTTTGCCTTTTGGTGGTGTTG GTCACAGCGGGATGGGCGCCTACCACGGCAGGCACAGCTTCGAGACCTTCTCCCACCGCCGCGCCTGCCTGATCAAGGACCTGAAGATGGAGAGCGCCAACAAAATGCGGTACCCACCGGGCAGCCAGAAGAAGGTGGACTGGGCCAAGTTCTTCCTCCTGAAGCGGTTTAACAAGGCCCGAATTGGGCTCTTtgtcctggccctgctggggctTGTGGCAGCGGTGATGATTAAG AGCCACCAGTCTGTGCTGAAGAGAAAAGCCCTCTTGGTTGTGCTGGCTGTGcagaggctgggctggcccAGTGGGTGGTAA
- the LOC110467673 gene encoding aldehyde dehydrogenase family 3 member A2-like isoform X1, producing the protein MSAERGNGGGPAAMEKMQQIVGRARAAFRSGRSRPLEFRIQQLKALERMVQEKEKEILAALKADLNKCGHNAYSHEILGVLGELALTMEKLPSWAAPQPVKKNLLTMRDEAYIGYEPLGVVLVIGAWNYPFVLVMQPLIGAIAAGNAVVVKPSEVSENTARLVAELLPQYLDKDLYAVVTGGVPETTELLTQRFDHILYTGNTAVGKIVMAAAAKHLTPVTLELGGKSPCYIDKDCDLAVACRRITWGKYMNCGQTCIAPDYILCDPSIQGKVVENIKATLKEFYGEDVKSSPDYERIINQRHFRRVKSLLDGQKIAHGGETDEASCFIAPTILTDVSPESKVMEEEIFGPVLPIVPVRSVEEAIEFINLREKPLALYVFSNNKQLIKRVISETSSGGVTGNDVIMHFFLSTLPFGGVGHSGMGAYHGRHSFETFSHRRACLIKDLKMESANKMRYPPGSQKKVDWAKFFLLKRFNKARIGLFVLALLGLVAAVMIKSHQSVLKRKALLVVLAVQRLGWPSGW; encoded by the exons ATGTCAGCGGAAAGAGGAAACGGCGGCGGCCCCG CAGCCATGGAGAAGATGCAGCAGATCGTGGGGCGAGCCAGGGCCGCCTTCAGATCGGGCCGGAGCCGCCCGCTGGAGTTCAGGATTCAGCAGCTGAAGGCGCTGGAGAGGAtggtgcaggagaaggagaaggagatcCTGGCAGCCCTCAAGGCGGACCTGAACAAG TGTGGGCACAACGCCTACAGCCATGAAATTCTGGGCGTGCTGGGGGAGCTGGCCCTCACCATGGAGAAGCTGCCGTCCtgggcagcccctcagcccgTGAAGAAGAACCTGCTGACCATGAGGGACGAGGCGTACATCGGCTACGAGCCCCTGGGCGTGGTGCTGGTCATCGGGGCCTGGAACTACCCCTTTGTGCTGGTGATGCAGCCCCTGATCGGGGCCATCGCAGCAG GCAATGCTGTGGTGGTGAAGCCATCAGAGGTCAGCGAGAACACGGCTCGGCTGGTGGCTGAGCTCCTCCCACAGTACCTGGACAAG GATCTGTATGCTGTGGTCACTGGAGGAGTTCCTGAGACAACCGAGCTGCTGACCCAGAGATTTGACCACATCCTCTACACTGGCAACACTGCAGTGGGCAAAATTgtgatggcagcagctgccaagcACCTGACCCCtgtcaccctggagctgggggggaAGAGCCCCTGCTACATCGACAAGGACTGTGACCTGGCTGTCGCCTGCAG GCGGATAACGTGGGGCAAGTACATGAACTGTGGGCAAACCTGCATCGCCCCAGACTACATCCTGTGCGACCCATCCATCCAGGGCAAGGTGGTGGAGAACATCAAGGCGACTCTGAAG GAATTCTATGGGGAGGATGTGAAGTCATCTCCGGATTATGAAAGGATCATCAACCAGCGTCACTTCAGGAGGGTCAAGAGCCTGCTGGATGGGCAGAAGATTGCTCATGGGGGAGAGACAGATGAGGCCTCCTGCTTCATAG CACCAACCATCCTCACGGATGTTTCTCCGGAGTCCAAGGTGATGGAGGAGGAGATCTTTGGACCAGTGCTGCCCATTGTGCCTGTGAGGAGTGTGGAGGAAGCCATTGAGTTCATCAACCTTCGGGAGAAGCCCCTAGCCCTGTATGTCTTCTCCAACAACAAGCAG ttaATCAAGAGAGTCATCTCAGAAACCTCCAGTGGTGGTGTGACTGGAAATGATGTCATTATGCATTTCTTCCTCTCAACTTTGCCTTTTGGTGGTGTTG GTCACAGCGGGATGGGCGCCTACCACGGCAGGCACAGCTTCGAGACCTTCTCCCACCGCCGCGCCTGCCTGATCAAGGACCTGAAGATGGAGAGCGCCAACAAAATGCGGTACCCACCGGGCAGCCAGAAGAAGGTGGACTGGGCCAAGTTCTTCCTCCTGAAGCGGTTTAACAAGGCCCGAATTGGGCTCTTtgtcctggccctgctggggctTGTGGCAGCGGTGATGATTAAG AGCCACCAGTCTGTGCTGAAGAGAAAAGCCCTCTTGGTTGTGCTGGCTGTGcagaggctgggctggcccAGTGGGTGGTAA
- the ULK2 gene encoding serine/threonine-protein kinase ULK2 yields MMEVVGDFEYSKKDLIGHGAFAVVFKGRHRKKTDWEVAIKSINKKNLSKSQILLGKEIKILKELQHENIVALYDVQEMPNSVFLVMEYCNGGDLADYLQAKGTLSEDTIRVFLQQIAAAMRILHSKGIIHRDLKPQNILLSYASRRKSSVSGIRIKIADFGFARYLHSNMMAATLCGSPMYMAPEVIMSQHYDAKADLWSIGTVIYQCLVGKPPFQANSPQDLRMFYEKNRNLIPSIPRETSAYLADLLLGLLQRNQKDRMDFEAFFNHPFLDHISTVKKSCPVPVPTYPGSVSGSSCGSSPCRFASPPSLPDMQHIQEENLSSPPLGPPNYLQVSKDSASTSSKNSSCDTDDFVLVPHNISSDHSYDMPLGAAGRRASSEFLMCGGQSPLTISGSSGTVQKPSTASSRSAASGTANRHCQPSVSPRSETAPIPVPTQLRNYQRIEQNLSSTASPVSNPHGSPRAGVVRRSNTSPMGFMKMGSCSPVPADTAQAVGRRLSTGSSRPYSPSPLVGTIPEQLGHCCCGQLQGHESRSRNFSGSPIPPSQSPQSLLMGARLQSAPTLTDIYQNKQKLRKQHSDPVCPSYAGYGYSHSPQPSRPGSLGTSPTKHMGSSPRSSDWLFKTPLPTIIGSPTKATAPFKIPKTQASSNLLALANRQGLAETLLQPKDITDPRDFTHFHSSQAADKQAEQHSKTTFGRSVSTGKLSDQQVKTTLGGQLYQGSTDSLNTERPMDTAPAGAYGIAMATPSMASGASSRAVMFTVGSPPSSATPPTCTHMVLRTRTTSVGSNSSGGSLCSTSGRVYMGSPPGIYMGSSPPGAEAAPSLKYIPYGTSPPSLEGFITFEAPELPEETLMEREHTDTLRHLNMMLTFTECVLDLTAVRGGNPDLCTSAVSLYQIQESIVVDQISQLSKEWGQVEQLVLYMKAAQLLASSLHLAKAQVKSGKLNPSTAVKQVVKSLNERYKFCIGMCKKLTEKLNRFFSDKQRFIDEINSVTAEKLIYNCAVEMVQSAALDEMFQQTEDITYRYHKAALLLEGLTKILQDPADIENVHKYKSSIERRLSALCYSTVAVYEQ; encoded by the exons CTAAGGGGACTCTGAGTGAGGACACCATCCgagtgttcctgcagcagaTTGCAGCAGCCATGAGGATCCTGCACAGCAAAGGCATCATCCACAGGGACCTCAAACCCCAGAACATCCTGCTGTCCTACGCCAGCCGCCGGAAATCCAGCGTCAGTGGCATACGCATCAAAATAG CTGATTTTGGGTTTGCTCGTTATCTGCACAGCAACATGATGGCTGCAACTCTGTGTGGTTCCCCTATGTACATG GCTCCTGAAGTGATTATGTCTCAACACTATGATGCTAAAGCAGACCTGTGGAGCATAGGAACTGTGATTTATCAGTGTCTTGTTGGAAAGCCACCTTTTCAG GCCAATAGTCCTCAAGATTTGAGAATGTTTTATGAAAAGAACAGGAATTTGATTCCTAG CATTCCTAGGGAAACATCAGCTTACCTGGCTGACCTGTTGTTGGGTTTGCTTCAGAGAAATCAAAAGGATAGAATGGACTTTG AAGCGTTTTTCAACCACCCTTTCCTGGATCACATTTCAACAGTGAAAAAAT CTTGTCCTGTACCAGTGCCCACATACCCAGGCTCAGTCTCTGGCAGTTCCTGTGGTAGCTCTCCTTGTCGCTTTGCTTCTCCTCCA TCTCTGCCAGACATGCAGCACattcaagaagaaaatttgtCTTCCCCTCCACTGGGTCCTCCTAACTATCTTCAAGTCTCTAAAGACTCTGCCAGTACCAGTAGCAAGAACTCCTCTTGTGACACAGATGACTTTGTTCTTGTCCCACACAATATCTCTTCAGACCATTCAT ATGATAtgcctttgggagcagctgGCAGGCGGGCTTCCAGTGAGTTCTTGATGTGTGGAGG GCAGTCACCATTAACTATTTCTGGAAGCTCAGGAACTGTACAGAAACCATCCACAGCCTCTTCTCGAAGTGCTGCTTCTGGTACAGCTAACAG GCACTGTCAGCCTTCCGTGTCCCCCCGCAGCGAGACGGCGCCGATCCCGGTTCCCACCCAGCTCCGGAATTACCAGCGCATAGAACAGAACCTCTCCTCCACTGCCAGCCCCGTGTCAAACCCCCACGGATCACCCAG AGCCGGGGTTGTGAGGCGCTCCAACACCAGCCCAATGGGGTTCATGAAGATGGGCTCGTGCTCTCCAGTGCCAGCTGACACTGCCCAGGCCGTTGGGCGCAGGCTGTCCACAGGATCTTCCAGACCATACTCTCCTTCACCACTAG TTGGAACCATACCTGAGCAGCTTGGGCACTGTTGTTGTGGACAACTCCAAGGACATGAATCAAGGAGTAGAAACTTCTCAG GTTCTCCTATACCACCATCTCAATCTCCACAGTCACTCTTGATGGGAGCGAGGTTGCAGAGTGCTCCTACTCTCACAGATATCTACCAAAACAAGCAGAAGCTCAGAAAGCAGCATTCAGACCCAGTTTGCCCATCCTATGCTGGGTATGGATACAGTCATTCCCCACAGCCAAGCAGGCCAGGTAGCCTGGGAACATCCCCTACCAAGCACATGGGGTCCTCACCCAGGAGCTCAGACTGGCTCTTCAAAACCCCACTGCCAACAATCATCGGCTCTCCCACTAAG GCGACAGCTCCTTTCAAAATACCTAAAACTCAAGCATCCTCCAACTTGCTGGCCCTGGCAAATCGCCAGGGCTTGGCTGAAACCCTGCTGCAGCCTAAAGATATCACTGACCCAAGGGACTTCACACACTTCCACTCCAGCCAGGCAGCTGACaaacaggcagagcagcacagcaaaacCACCTTTGGCAG GTCTGTTAGTACTGGGAAGCTGTCAGATCAACAGGTAAAGACCACCCTTGGGGGCCAGTTATACCAAGGCAGTACAGACAGTCTCAACACAGAGAGGCCAATGGATACAG ctccagcaggagcctATGGAATTGCAATGGCAACTCCATCCATGGCAAGTGGGGCAAGTTCTCGGGCTGTCATGTTCACTGTGGGGTCCCCTCCAAGCAGTGCCACCCCTCCTACCTGCACCCACATGGTCCTCAGAACCAGAACCACCTCAG TGGGATCAAACAGCTCTGGAGGGTCTCTGTGCTCCACTAGTGGCCGTGTTTATATGGGCTCTCCTCCTGGGATTTATATGGGCTCCTCTCCTCCAGGGGCCGAGGCGGCTCCGAGTCTGAAGTACATCCCTTATGGTACTTCCCCTCCCAGCCTTGAGGGCTTTATCACTTTTGAAGCTCCTGAATTGCCTGAGGAAACTTTAATGGAG AGAGAGCACACAGACACGCTGCGTCACCTAAACATGATGCTGACATTTACAGAGTGTGTTCTGGATCTGACAGCAGTGAGAGGAGGAAACCCAGACCTGTGCACTTCTGCTGTGTCACTGTACCAGATCCAGGAGAGCATCGTTGTGGATCAGATCAGCCAGCTCAGCAAAGAATGGGG ACAAGTGGAGCAGCTGGTGTTGTATATGAAAGCTGCCCAGTTACTGGCATCTTCTCTGCATCTTGCCAAAGCACAGGTCAAATCTGGCAAACTGAACCCATCCACTGCTGTTAAGCAAG TTGTGAAAAGCCTCAACGAGAGATACAAATTCTGTATCGGAATGTGCAAAAAATTGACAGAAAAGTTGAATCGTTTCTTTTCGGACAAGCAAAGGTTCATTGATGAAATCAACAGTGTAACTGCAGAAAAACTCATCTACAACTGTGCTGTGGAAATG GTGCAGTCAGCAGCTCTGGATGAGATGTTCCAGCAAACTGAAGATATCACATATCGATACCACaaggcagccctgctgctggagggacTGACTAAAATACTGCAAGACCCTGCAGATATAGAAAATGTACACAAAT ATAAATCCAGCATTGAGCGAAGGCTTTCTGCACTCTGCTACAGCACAGTGGCTGTGTATGAGCAGTAG